Sequence from the Hylaeus volcanicus isolate JK05 chromosome 1, UHH_iyHylVolc1.0_haploid, whole genome shotgun sequence genome:
AAGACGATggcaaatgtttcaaaaattcaataagaAACATTGTGGAAGAACAACACAATTCTTATGAACTCCCAGAACAAGTTCAACAGTGGTTAGACCAGATTGTTCTGGAAACTGAAATAGAACCAACCATTCATGAAGTAGAAAAGCTACCTGAAATATCAGAGACGTGTGTCTACACAAATCTCCAattagaaacataaaataaatatttttatttaaccgaCCAACCCACCATAAAGTTTTGTataatctatttattctttattcttctaGAGATAAAAGATATCTCTTCTTGGGATCAAATCTTTCATCATAATTGAATAGctcatattcatttttttccatgcatttgattatatatttatttatttatattattgttaatctaatattaattaattacggaATGTTCGTCTTAGTAATTAAGGATCAATATTATCAATTATCAAGAAGATTGTAATACTGTCAGTATTGGGAAGCTATTAATCTTAAGGATTTTCAAAAGGAACacactttattaattattaataatgattttaatacCCGTGatggaaaaagtaataataataattcagtgTTATTTTACGAATGTTAATATGCATAAACAGTGATATTAAAACGAGTTTAAACATGTTAATTATAtcgaaatattaatgatactatgatattttttaattaatgaaaactaattaaacgATAATCAAATATGATCAATATTTGTagttacaatttaaattttctccgCTAACCAGTAATTGGaagctttttaattttctactgttttttctaattatttttaaacatttttttataaatattttaataaaaaaaaaaataaagattaatgcagctatgaattttttttcacagaATTCAAGTAACTGACAAAGACAGTAAAAATTAACGTATTAGTTGGGTGTTAATCGGTTAGTTCTCTATGTATTCCTTAACCCCTTATTGCctgatatattatatacttgtgatatttctattatgtacaaaaattgttatagTACGAATTAAAACTTActtagtaaatataaatacataaaagcAATTCGACCCTGAGACATATTTGTACtctatgtttaaaaaaaaaaaatgagtacatatttatttgctttCCTTTAACTTCTTATATTTTCAtagtgttaataaataaattaaagcattaaagggttaattattgGCTTATATTTGTACAGTAATTAATCTTcttgtattgctttctttggAGTTACTTGTATTAAACCATTGGATGATTCGTTTTGATTATTGacagttatttgaaaaaataattgagcaCCTTTGTATAGTTTATTAGTTactaaacaattaaataaggACAAATAACCACCACCTTTTATATGTACAGACGCCAACGTAGTAGTGTCAATCGGAATTTTATGTCCAGCATCGGGATCTTTTCTTTTAGATACCGACTTGTTAGCAAAACATCTGCGACTAGGGTTGAATATGGGTCATAAGGGAGGAAATGGGTTGTGAGCATGCCTTCCCTGGAACCTCAAGGTTGTACATTTAATCCATCATTTTAACGATACTTGGTAGAAGACCCAATCCTCGAAGAAAGAGGGTATAAAAGCGCTATTTTTAGTAAATGTTACTGGTCGACAAAGTTGTGAGAGGACTTGCTCGTACATTTCTAGCGATTCTGGACAGGATGCTCCATTGCCCTATAACACGGAATAACAGTTATTCTCGAACataattatcaaataataaaaaaaccaaTATCAAGCGTACTCACATGAGTCATATATTTCCCAGTAGGCTTCAAAACTTTCATTGAGGAATTTAGAATAAGTCTCATAAAGTCCCATGCATCACCATGCGGAGTAGTACTGATCGGTATGTCAGTGAGGTCACCAAAGACGTAGTCGAACTGTCGACCTTCTTCTATCATGTGTGCTAAAGTTTTTGCACAATCTCCAACGATAATCTAcaagtttcgaatttttcattaaacataACCGCCTTCTTATTTTCAGTTCgggaagaaaattttattttattaaaaccaACTTCATAGTTCTCTGCCTTTCTTTTATCTAGACAATCTCCGCATATGGTTCTCATATGTTGACTGCAAGCTTTTATAACAATATCATCaatctgaaaattatttttcgataaaacgtggtgtacaattttttattttgtagtttttacaTACTTCCAGCATTGTAACGAATTTTGGTTTTTCCTTGAGCAGTTCCCAGAGTAAACCACCATCCCCTCCTCCTAAAATAACTATCTCCTTTCCTGTATAATTCTCCTTTCCACGCTGCATCAAAGTTTCTGTATATATAAGGTCTGCTTCAGATATATCTACAGAGTGTACAGTTTTCTGttagaatttttctaatttttaaagtCTTTCGTTCtggtttgaaaagaaaatatttttgtttcttactCTGCAATTCATCGAGAACCAATAAGTTCCCTAGTGACTTTGAATGCACGATTTGCACTTTTTGATAAGGAGAGCGTGCCTCAAAGACCAATTTATCTATATCATATTCAAGCAGTCTGTCatcttaaaaaagaaatacgatcgcataagaatttaaaaatttacacaaTTCAAATGATCGCGTAACAAAGCATTTAACCCGCTTGTATCAAAAAGCAAAACGCGTTGCGTTATTTACACTATCGAATGTAGAGTAATCTGTAAAcattgacatttttaaaacttatttGCATTACTCATCTTAATATACCACGGGTTATCTACAACATCGGCTGGTACCAACGACAATTTTCCTTATTCTAGATCATTACACTATTTGTGGATTGTTCCACATTCGTTAATATAGATAACTCAACGCTTACGTTACCGCTTGGCCCAGGCCATACACTTACAGAGGTCACAGCAACATTGGTCTCtgtactaaaaatattacttactgcacaaaaaagttatttctttaatacacTAAAGATTAAAAGAAGCGTGGTGACCTCTAAAAAGTAAGTGGCCCAGACCTGCCTTGATCAATGAGGGACTCTAggctttaaatgaaatatccCACTTCTTGATACAAATGGATCAATAGATGCATGCAAATGCAAAGCACAAATatgtcaaaaagaaaaaaaaaagaaacaattccttacatccaaaataaaatgaacaacaATCAAAGTATTGAGGTTTTAGGAGTTTCGTGCGCGTATTACTAAATCTACCGCACTACTTATATTTAACAATCTTTATGTATTTCTAATGCGGCATGTAAACTGTAGGAATAAATAACGTCATTCATCGGATACATACAGCTGTAAGAATTGTAGGATTTTTAGtagttacaatttttagtGTCGTTTTGAGATTTTAaaatacgtttattttatgtttctttttgtgtTTGCTGCTTGTATTGCAAATCAGTTACGTAAACTGTTGCGTGAATACTGCAACAAAACTGATAAAGCGCAAGGTACGgtgatgatttatttaaaaatggagatACAAGTATGTACaactaaaatacaattatcatGTATAAAcacacaatttaaaaaatcataatgTAACAAAGAACGATATTTCCTTCacgcgaaaaataataaaaataatgttaatagcTCAGAAGAATGAATCATGTAACCGAGAATATGAGTTGAAGGCAATATTCATTGGCGATattacgataaaattaaaaattgtgcgGACACAGAATTGGACTTGTACCGTAaacagaataataaataaaaaactcaCCGGCGGTAGGAAAGTATCTGTCAAAAGGTCCACCGCGTTTAATTGGTGTAAGCATGTGCGAACGCGTAGAGGCTGCTGCCGCCTGCAACGCTGTCTCCAATTCTCTGGTCAACTAAAGGTGGCCGCGACAAGCGAAccgacgaataaaaaaaaaacagaaactaTCTTGTTAAACCAATCGTAATCACTCGCCTTTTACATATGCGTCAAGTCATTTCAAATCCCCTTGCTGAAGAACCAAAAAGAAACACCAGGGAAAAATACGCGCCAACCGGAAGAATTAATCAATTGGAGCTGTTGACGTTTTAGAGTGCAATGGAAACGAGTCGCACATTTATAAGGTGCTATAGAAAACTAAATATGGGAACTAATTGGGGAAACGGTTTCTACCTGATAGTGTCAGATAGAGGTCATATATGGTTCCTCGCCTTACTGGTGGCAGGCACTTGCTGCGTTGGCTATTCAGAGCCATCGCAACGTCCGCTTCCAGGTATCGCCACTGCTACAAGGTCCTCTTTGTTACACGTGTTTCTTTTGCATATAGTAAAATTTCTACTTATTTCTATAGTAGCACCCGCCAAGCGATGATTTTTTTACAGTACATTAATCTTGTAACTTcagtttttcatattaaatttacgatttattttatagaatgcTTGTTTGCATATAGAGGTTTAAGTTTTCAGAAATATGCTTAATATAACCATTGTCATAACATGTAAAcgaattataatatgtaacaaGATGTACCTTGTAATGACCC
This genomic interval carries:
- the LOC128884930 gene encoding spermine synthase isoform X2; translation: MVAHTVLLDFTVPSNVIADVEKCSNLKLAIANVLREHFNGLKPLTESNIDGSLLVLYTGPKGSLITVRGYTEGLVTLNIEYYKRDDEEALLNFEQWRYLEADVAMALNSQRSKCLPPVRRGTIYDLYLTLSDDRLLEYDIDKLVFEARSPYQKVQIVHSKSLGNLLVLDELQNISEADLIYTETLMQRGKENYTGKEIVILGGGDGGLLWELLKEKPKFVTMLEIDDIVIKACSQHMRTICGDCLDKRKAENYEIIVGDCAKTLAHMIEEGRQFDYVFGDLTDIPISTTPHGDAWDFMRLILNSSMKVLKPTGKYMTHGNGASCPESLEMYEQVLSQLCRPVTFTKNSAFIPSFFEDWVFYQVSLK
- the LOC128884930 gene encoding spermine synthase isoform X1, producing the protein MVAHTVLLDFTVPSNVIADVEKCSNLKLAIANVLREHFNGLKPLTESNIDGSLLVLYTGPKGSLITVRGYTEGLVTLNIEYYKRDDEEALLNFELTRELETALQAAAASTRSHMLTPIKRGGPFDRYFPTADDRLLEYDIDKLVFEARSPYQKVQIVHSKSLGNLLVLDELQNISEADLIYTETLMQRGKENYTGKEIVILGGGDGGLLWELLKEKPKFVTMLEIDDIVIKACSQHMRTICGDCLDKRKAENYEIIVGDCAKTLAHMIEEGRQFDYVFGDLTDIPISTTPHGDAWDFMRLILNSSMKVLKPTGKYMTHGNGASCPESLEMYEQVLSQLCRPVTFTKNSAFIPSFFEDWVFYQVSLK
- the LOC128884930 gene encoding spermine synthase isoform X3; the protein is MLTPIKRGGPFDRYFPTADDRLLEYDIDKLVFEARSPYQKVQIVHSKSLGNLLVLDELQNISEADLIYTETLMQRGKENYTGKEIVILGGGDGGLLWELLKEKPKFVTMLEIDDIVIKACSQHMRTICGDCLDKRKAENYEIIVGDCAKTLAHMIEEGRQFDYVFGDLTDIPISTTPHGDAWDFMRLILNSSMKVLKPTGKYMTHGNGASCPESLEMYEQVLSQLCRPVTFTKNSAFIPSFFEDWVFYQVSLK